In a single window of the Natator depressus isolate rNatDep1 chromosome 24, rNatDep2.hap1, whole genome shotgun sequence genome:
- the LOC141977210 gene encoding V-set and immunoglobulin domain-containing protein 10-like has translation MALADGHLGPNGSVAVAQAYQGRLSVDPQGGALTITPVALQDTGTYTVEVFPLGGQVWRGDVQVEVYELVGKVSVTPPSLEVTEGARSAVLTCTPMRGTITWTKDGQSLDQDPRYWVSAGTLQISWPKRNDTGSYDCHRVQPLQQWHRHRPDPGLLRAGPPHDPHLVGP, from the exons ATGGCGCTGGCGGACGGACACCTGGGTCCCAACGGCTCGGTGGCCGTGGCCCAAGCGTACCAGGGCCGGCTCAGCGTGGACCCCCAAGGGGGGGCGCTCACCATCACCCCCGTGGCCCTCCAGGACACCGGCACCTACACGGTCGAGGTCTTCCCACTGGGGGGCCAGGTGTGGCGGGGAGACGTCCAGGTGGAGGTGTACG AGCTGGTCGGGAAGGTCTCTGTGACGCCCCCTTCCCTGGAGGTGACCGAAGGCGCCAGGTCGGCGGTTCTCACCTGCACCCCCATGCGGGGCACCATCACCTGGACCAAGGATGGGCAAagcctggaccaggacccccggTACTGGGTCTCGGCCGGGACCCTCCAGATCAGCTGGCCCAAGCGGAACGACACCGGCAGCTACGACTGCCACCGTGTCCAACCCCTTCAGCAATGGCACCGGCATCGCCCAGATCCGGGTCTACT ACGGGCCGGACCCCCCCACGATCCACATCTCGTCGGACCGTGA
- the LOC141977548 gene encoding LOW QUALITY PROTEIN: V-set and immunoglobulin domain-containing protein 10-like (The sequence of the model RefSeq protein was modified relative to this genomic sequence to represent the inferred CDS: deleted 1 base in 1 codon), translated as ALLPGPSDPPAQIYWSLADASDPLVPAQLDLTLPRVQLSQAGPYSCLASNPHTQRRLRATVTLTVTHPPGSPSCSLDSVANGTALRFRCSWPGGSPAPSLSLQGLPGGGEQGVGPALERTLSSLLPTLSGTRVTCLGRHLAAEGTCSMTPGLPGPRGTVLLDLQCQGTYRPVEITWARLGEPLGPGGRYRVSADGARLTISNFTAPQDLGGYSVRCQNPLGSQESNLTLTGPSISGWSLARGSEPGSARLSWVVAGGLRGHWVLDPGPGAPRGPGGWGVADAADTRGATRSSTVVGLQPQTPYSFRLLPLLGDEAGEPSTTQTLPSASTLGPGAIAGIVLGSILGMILLLALLVLLIWFLRARWGKQEKMPLTPPGTHQHYLPRQFPNGRESDPVEPPAPPSGASLRCSWGDGNLSFISYEDHLRIHGPPASGPGCPGDGRGPGLPSLASGQGPRTARSATQV; from the exons GCTCTCCTGCCGGGCCCGTCGGACCCCCCCGCCCAGATCTACTGGAGCCTGGCCGACGCCAGCGACCCCCTGGTCCCGGCCCAGCTGGACCTGACGCTGCCCCGGGTCCAGCTCAGCCAGGCCGGGCCCTACTCCTGCCTCGCCAGCAACCCGCACACCCAGCGCCGGCTCCGCGCCACCGTGACCCTCACCGTCACCC ATCCCCCCggttccccctcctgctccctggactCTGTGGCCAATGGCACGGCCCTTCGCTTCCGCTGCTCCTGGCCGGGGGGCTCCCCGGCTCCCAGCCTCAGTCTGCAGGGGctgccggggggtggggagcagggcgtCGGCCCCGCCCTCGAGCgaaccctgagctccctcctgcccaccctGAGTGGTACCCGGGTCACCTGCCTGGGGAGACACCTCGCCGCCGAGGGGACCTGCAGCATGACTCCTG GCCTCCCTGGACCCCGGGGCACCGTCCTGCTGGATCTGCAGTGCCAGGGCACCTACCGGCCTGTGGAGATCACCTGGGCCCGGCTCGGGGAGCCGCTGGGTCCGGGTGGGCGGTACCGGGTCAGCGCCGACGGGGCCCGACTCACCATCAGCAACTTCACGGCCCCGCAGGACCTGGGGGGCTACTCGGTGCGGTGCCAAAACCCACTGGGCTCGCAGGAGAGTAACCTCACGCTGAcgg GTCCCTCCATCTCCGGCTGGAGCCTGGCGCGTGGTTCGGAGCCCGGCTCGGCCCGGCTGAGCTGGGTGGTTGCCGGAGGGCTCCGTGGTCACTGGGTTTTGGATCCAGGTCCAGGGGCCCCCCGGGGGCCGGGCGGCTGGGGAGTGGCAGACGCTGCAGACACTAGG GGCGCCACTCGCTCCAGCACCGTGGTGGGACTCCAGCCCCAAACCCCCTATTCCTTccggctgctgcccctgctgggaGACGAGGCTGGGGAGCCCAGCACCACGCAGACGCTCCCATCAG cctctacCCTGGGCCCCGGCGCCATTGCAGGCATCGTGTTGGGCTCGATCCTGGGCATGATCCTGCTCCTTGCCCTCCTCGTGCTCCTGATCTGGTTCCTCCGGGCGCGATGGG GAAAGCAGGAGAAGATGCCCCTGACCCCACCCGGGACCCACCAGCATTACCTTCCCCGTCAG TTCCCAAACGGGAGAGAGTCTGACCCTGTCgagcccccagcacccccctccGGGGCATCTTTGCGCTGCTCCTGGGGGGATGGCAACCTGTCCTTCATCAGCTACGAGGACCATCTGCGCATCCACGGCCCCCCAGCCTCCGGG CCCGGGTGTCCTGGAGACGGCAGGGGCCCCGGGCTCCCATCTCTGGCCAGTGGGCAGGGCCCCAGGACAGCGCGCAGCGCCACGCAGGTGTGA